One window of Brevibacillus choshinensis genomic DNA carries:
- a CDS encoding RluA family pseudouridine synthase codes for MLEELIRFTADEADAGHTVRDVLQKRYGVSRRLLIRAKFKGLITRNGQLVFVNEKLQAGDEIAVMVSEDAEETVAPEDMPLTIRYEDDDLMVIAKPSGLVVHPTGNHAGGTLANGVIAYWQKRGEHRRFRAVNRLDKDTSGLLIVAKNQWAHEQFSRMQQERTLHRIYQAIAEGVVESDEGKIDAPIGLAEDSFITRQVRPDGQTAVTHFRVLDRGNGMSHLELKLDTGRTHQIRVHMSSLGHPLAGDDLYGGSREYIGRQALHASRLSFIHPRSGISMELTEPLPADMSHLAATFFTK; via the coding sequence ATGTTAGAAGAGTTGATACGTTTTACTGCAGACGAAGCGGATGCAGGGCACACAGTTCGAGATGTGCTGCAAAAGCGATATGGAGTGTCCCGCCGCTTGCTGATTCGGGCGAAGTTCAAAGGCTTGATTACCCGCAACGGACAGCTGGTGTTCGTCAACGAAAAGCTGCAGGCAGGAGACGAGATTGCGGTCATGGTCAGCGAGGATGCGGAAGAAACCGTGGCTCCAGAAGATATGCCGTTGACGATCCGTTACGAAGATGATGATTTGATGGTGATCGCGAAACCTTCTGGCTTGGTCGTACACCCAACTGGAAATCACGCAGGGGGAACGCTGGCTAATGGAGTAATCGCTTACTGGCAAAAACGGGGGGAACACCGGAGATTTCGGGCAGTGAACCGTTTGGATAAAGATACATCAGGGCTCTTGATCGTCGCTAAAAATCAGTGGGCGCACGAGCAGTTCAGCCGGATGCAGCAGGAGCGTACCTTACACCGCATTTATCAGGCGATCGCAGAAGGTGTGGTTGAATCTGATGAAGGAAAGATCGATGCACCGATCGGACTGGCGGAAGACTCCTTTATTACAAGGCAAGTACGCCCCGATGGCCAGACGGCTGTCACCCATTTTCGTGTGCTCGATCGCGGAAATGGCATGAGTCATCTCGAATTGAAGCTTGATACGGGGCGCACCCATCAGATTCGCGTTCATATGAGCAGCCTGGGGCATCCTTTGGCTGGGGATGACTTGTACGGAGGAAGCCGAGAGTACATCGGCAGACAAGCGTTGCACGCATCCCGGCTGTCGTTCATCCATCCGCGCAGTGGTATCAGCATGGAGTTGACGGAGCCCTTGCCTGCGGATATGAGCCATTTGGCAGCTACGTTTTTTACGAAGTAG
- a CDS encoding fumarylacetoacetate hydrolase family protein, translating into MKLVSYRKNNGEAWRAGLYEEGYIVEMNHLFPDAPDTIPELLGEWEVWGKRLQTEVASKNGQGQRLKREEVQLGSPLPRPGSFRDFYAFEAHVKTARAQRGLEMVPEWYEFPVFYFSNAAAFSGPEAVIRRPKATQWLDYELEVACVIGKAGVNISVEEAAEHIAGYCILNDWSARDIQREEVKVGLGPAKGKDFATSMGPWLVTPDELENARIAGERGDRYDLAMVARVNGVDYSRGNLKDLHFTFAEMIARASADCMLYPGDVIGSGTVGTGCILELGAERYGWLAPGDVVELEVERLGILRNRISE; encoded by the coding sequence TTGAAACTCGTCTCCTATCGAAAGAACAACGGAGAAGCTTGGCGGGCAGGACTTTATGAAGAGGGCTACATCGTGGAAATGAACCATCTGTTCCCTGACGCTCCTGACACGATCCCTGAATTGCTGGGAGAATGGGAAGTGTGGGGGAAAAGACTGCAGACCGAAGTGGCGAGCAAGAACGGGCAAGGTCAGAGATTGAAGAGAGAGGAAGTCCAGCTGGGTTCGCCTCTCCCTCGCCCTGGCAGCTTTCGCGACTTTTATGCGTTTGAGGCACATGTAAAAACAGCTCGTGCCCAGAGAGGACTAGAAATGGTCCCAGAGTGGTATGAGTTCCCGGTTTTTTACTTCTCCAACGCAGCTGCTTTTTCCGGTCCAGAAGCCGTCATTCGTAGACCCAAAGCGACCCAGTGGCTGGACTATGAACTGGAAGTGGCATGCGTCATTGGAAAAGCGGGGGTGAATATTTCTGTAGAAGAGGCCGCTGAGCATATCGCAGGGTATTGTATCCTCAACGACTGGAGCGCGCGCGACATCCAGAGAGAAGAGGTAAAGGTAGGGCTCGGTCCGGCAAAAGGCAAGGATTTTGCTACCTCGATGGGGCCTTGGCTGGTGACGCCAGATGAGCTGGAAAATGCCAGGATCGCAGGGGAGCGCGGTGACCGCTACGATCTGGCTATGGTCGCCAGAGTGAATGGGGTAGATTATTCGCGGGGCAATTTGAAAGACCTTCACTTTACCTTCGCTGAAATGATCGCCAGGGCTTCTGCTGATTGCATGCTTTACCCTGGTGATGTTATCGGCTCCGGTACGGTGGGAACCGGCTGCATTTTAGAGCTGGGAGCAGAGCGCTATGGCTGGCTGGCTCCCGGGGATGTGGTTGAGCTGGAAGTAGAACGGCTCGGCATTTTGCGAAATCGGATCAGCGAATAG
- a CDS encoding homogentisate 1,2-dioxygenase — protein MSFYHRMGEVPKKRHTTFYKPNGELFREQVMGTKGFSGIQSILYHHNPPTQVRATRKFADVTPEFVEQDDLKHQHFKTFDVRPGGDPIGGRRYLLGNNDVLMGVCAPTEPMDYFYRNADGDEVVFVHEGEGELQTIFGTLTYQPGDYLVIPIGTTYRIVPSVQSRFLVIESHNEIVPPKRYRNEHGQLLEHSPFCERDIRLPERLETHVESGEFEVRVKRQSVVYSYLFDFHPLDVVGWDGYLYPYALSIHDFEPITGRIHQPPPVHQTFAGQNFVICSFVPRLYDYHPQSIPAPYFHSNVESDEVLYYLKGNFMSRKGIYEGSITLHPMGIPHGPHPGKIEGSIGKKETSELAVMLDTFHPLKVTRQALEVEDGAYMTSWLPPSE, from the coding sequence ATGTCCTTTTATCATCGGATGGGGGAAGTACCAAAAAAGCGGCATACAACCTTTTACAAGCCGAACGGAGAGCTTTTTCGCGAGCAAGTAATGGGGACCAAAGGATTTTCTGGCATACAATCGATCCTGTATCATCACAATCCTCCTACTCAGGTGCGTGCTACACGCAAGTTTGCAGACGTCACACCTGAATTCGTCGAGCAAGATGATTTGAAGCATCAGCATTTCAAAACATTTGATGTTCGTCCTGGAGGCGACCCGATCGGTGGACGCCGATATTTGTTGGGAAACAATGATGTGCTCATGGGGGTTTGTGCACCTACAGAGCCGATGGATTATTTTTATCGTAATGCAGATGGGGATGAAGTCGTCTTTGTCCACGAGGGAGAAGGGGAGCTCCAGACGATATTTGGCACACTGACATACCAGCCGGGAGATTACTTGGTGATTCCGATTGGCACGACGTACCGCATCGTCCCTTCCGTGCAGAGTCGTTTTCTCGTGATCGAGTCGCATAACGAAATCGTGCCACCCAAACGCTACCGCAATGAGCATGGCCAGCTTCTGGAGCATTCCCCCTTTTGCGAGAGGGACATCCGTCTGCCTGAACGATTGGAGACACACGTCGAGAGCGGAGAGTTTGAGGTGCGTGTCAAAAGGCAATCGGTCGTGTACAGCTACCTCTTTGACTTCCATCCGCTAGATGTGGTGGGCTGGGATGGGTATTTGTACCCGTACGCACTTAGCATCCACGATTTTGAACCGATTACAGGGCGCATTCATCAGCCACCGCCTGTACATCAGACGTTTGCAGGCCAAAATTTCGTGATCTGCTCGTTTGTACCGAGGCTGTACGATTATCACCCGCAATCGATACCAGCCCCTTACTTCCACAGCAATGTCGAAAGCGATGAAGTGTTATACTACTTAAAAGGCAATTTCATGAGCAGAAAAGGGATATACGAAGGCTCCATTACGTTGCACCCGATGGGCATCCCGCACGGACCACATCCGGGCAAAATTGAAGGGAGTATCGGCAAAAAAGAAACGAGCGAGCTCGCTGTCATGCTCGATACGTTCCATCCACTGAAGGTGACACGACAGGCACTGGAGGTAGAGGACGGAGCGTATATGACGAGCTGGCTGCCGCCAAGCGAGTAA
- a CDS encoding flavin reductase family protein, which yields MELKMSELERQEKYKLLIGGIIPRPIAWVTSMDGNGLVNAAPFSYFNVASIEPMMISVAVMRKPGGNRKDTARNIQDTGEFVVNMVDVHNVDVMNQTSADYPSEVSEVTELGLELQPSAAVKVPRLGASRIHFECKLHQIVELGSPTSSDLIIGEVLHVHLEDALYHQGRIDAAAFAPVSRLAGHSYATLGEIFDRPRPVYTESENKKS from the coding sequence ATGGAACTAAAGATGTCTGAATTGGAAAGACAAGAGAAATACAAGTTGCTCATTGGGGGCATCATCCCTCGACCGATCGCTTGGGTGACTTCGATGGATGGAAATGGACTCGTCAATGCAGCACCATTCAGTTATTTTAACGTTGCAAGCATTGAGCCCATGATGATTTCAGTCGCAGTCATGCGCAAGCCAGGAGGGAATCGAAAAGATACGGCTCGAAACATACAGGACACGGGTGAATTTGTGGTGAACATGGTGGATGTGCACAATGTCGATGTCATGAATCAGACGTCAGCTGATTATCCTTCCGAAGTGAGCGAGGTGACAGAGCTCGGTTTGGAGTTGCAACCGTCCGCTGCTGTCAAGGTGCCTCGGCTTGGTGCTTCACGCATCCACTTTGAGTGTAAGCTTCATCAGATCGTTGAATTAGGTAGCCCGACTAGCTCGGATCTCATCATCGGGGAAGTCCTTCACGTTCACCTAGAGGATGCGCTATATCATCAGGGGAGAATTGATGCTGCGGCTTTTGCTCCAGTCAGTAGGCTTGCGGGGCATAGCTATGCGACATTGGGTGAAATATTTGACCGACCGAGACCGGTTTATACCGAATCCGAAAACAAGAAATCATAA
- a CDS encoding PspC domain-containing protein: MERRLYRSQQDKRLFGICGGIAQFLNIDSTLVRVGVVILTVCTGVPILIYLLLAMIMPKEPRWSDAADGYDIYERPYKSQPQARMSDLDSEIDRLEKRALVQEVQRLRTELGKYKNV; the protein is encoded by the coding sequence ATGGAAAGACGTTTATATCGTTCACAACAGGATAAACGATTGTTTGGGATCTGTGGAGGGATTGCTCAGTTTCTTAATATTGACTCGACGCTGGTTCGTGTCGGGGTCGTCATTTTGACAGTTTGCACTGGGGTTCCTATTTTAATTTACTTGCTGTTGGCGATGATCATGCCCAAAGAACCACGTTGGTCTGACGCGGCAGATGGATACGATATTTATGAGCGACCGTACAAAAGCCAACCCCAAGCGCGCATGAGTGATCTGGATTCCGAGATTGATCGTCTGGAAAAACGGGCTCTGGTTCAAGAGGTACAACGTCTGCGCACAGAACTGGGAAAGTACAAAAACGTGTAA
- a CDS encoding TetR/AcrR family transcriptional regulator, producing the protein MTSSKRTRIPRTEAQEIILNAAEELFYQEGIHAVSVDAVVERAGINKMSVYRQFASKTDLILAYMSRKQQAFWTEWTTSVTKHPDQPREQLIQFFRDLAVKASCTDFRGCCFINVAVEFPDTSHPVRELVTAHQKRVHDTFLELSTALGAPHPHELAYTLRLLMEGTYADSQTYGTNSAAIQMLPVIVEKLIDSAVAQ; encoded by the coding sequence ATGACTTCCAGTAAACGAACGCGAATCCCGCGGACGGAGGCACAAGAAATCATCTTGAACGCCGCCGAAGAGCTGTTTTATCAGGAGGGCATCCATGCAGTCAGTGTAGACGCCGTGGTCGAACGGGCCGGTATCAATAAGATGAGCGTATACCGACAATTTGCTTCCAAAACTGACCTGATCCTGGCTTACATGAGTCGAAAGCAACAGGCATTTTGGACAGAATGGACGACTAGTGTAACCAAGCACCCTGATCAACCCCGAGAGCAACTCATTCAGTTCTTTCGCGATTTGGCTGTAAAAGCGTCCTGCACGGATTTTCGGGGCTGCTGCTTTATCAATGTCGCAGTAGAATTTCCCGATACGTCTCATCCCGTTCGTGAACTCGTCACAGCCCATCAAAAGCGAGTACACGACACCTTTCTTGAGCTGTCAACCGCGCTCGGAGCTCCCCACCCGCACGAGTTGGCCTACACACTGCGTCTGTTGATGGAAGGCACGTATGCGGACAGCCAGACCTACGGGACCAACAGTGCTGCTATTCAAATGCTTCCCGTCATCGTGGAGAAACTGATTGACTCAGCTGTTGCCCAATAA
- a CDS encoding LLM class flavin-dependent oxidoreductase yields the protein MSEQINERQAPKQLRDIPLSVLDLAPIVEGSNATESYKKSLDLAQHVEKWGYHRYWLAEHHSMPSVASSATSVLIGHIAGGTTKLRVGSGGIMLPNHAPLVIAEQFGTLESLYPGRIDLGLGRAPGADQRTARALRRDLRIGGEDFPELLQELREYLNPSLSDSPVGVRAIPGEGLNIPIWLLGSSDFSARLAGMLGLPFAFAGHFSPNYTLPALQTYRHSFRPSDVLDKPYAMVGVNVMAADTDEKAERLATSHFQAFLNIIRGDLKPIQPPVDDMDDLWSEFEKLSVQSQLRSSIIGSPDTVKKELQELLNSTQADELMITTQMFEHADRLHSYEIVADVWKA from the coding sequence ATGTCCGAACAAATAAATGAACGCCAAGCACCCAAACAGCTCCGGGATATTCCCCTGTCCGTTCTAGATCTCGCACCGATTGTAGAAGGAAGCAACGCCACCGAATCGTACAAGAAAAGCCTCGATCTGGCGCAGCATGTGGAAAAGTGGGGCTATCATCGTTACTGGTTAGCAGAGCATCATTCCATGCCCAGCGTAGCCAGCTCTGCTACATCCGTCTTAATCGGGCACATCGCTGGCGGAACGACCAAGCTACGTGTCGGCTCCGGCGGAATCATGCTGCCTAATCATGCCCCTCTGGTGATTGCAGAACAGTTCGGCACCTTGGAATCACTATATCCTGGACGTATCGATCTCGGCCTAGGAAGAGCGCCAGGTGCAGACCAACGTACGGCGCGTGCGTTGCGCCGCGATCTGAGAATCGGCGGAGAAGATTTTCCTGAGCTACTGCAAGAGCTGCGTGAGTATCTGAACCCGAGCTTGAGTGATTCTCCCGTAGGCGTTCGCGCTATTCCCGGTGAAGGGCTGAATATCCCGATTTGGCTACTTGGCTCCAGTGATTTTAGTGCTCGTCTAGCCGGAATGCTCGGATTGCCTTTTGCCTTTGCCGGCCATTTTTCGCCGAACTATACGTTGCCTGCCCTGCAGACGTACCGTCACAGCTTCCGTCCATCCGACGTGTTGGATAAGCCATATGCGATGGTCGGCGTCAATGTCATGGCTGCAGATACGGACGAAAAAGCAGAAAGACTCGCTACCTCTCATTTTCAGGCATTCCTGAATATCATTCGCGGCGATCTCAAACCGATCCAACCGCCTGTCGACGACATGGATGACCTGTGGAGCGAGTTTGAAAAGCTATCTGTTCAATCTCAGCTACGCTCCTCGATTATTGGAAGTCCTGACACGGTGAAAAAAGAACTACAGGAACTGCTGAACTCGACGCAGGCGGACGAGCTGATGATTACCACGCAAATGTTCGAGCACGCTGATCGTCTCCACTCCTACGAAATCGTCGCAGACGTCTGGAAAGCGTAA
- the map gene encoding type I methionyl aminopeptidase encodes MIILKTPEEIELMRAAGRILAACHREIKTMIRPGVTTWDIDQFVEEFLVKNGATPEQKGYSGYPYATCGSVNDVICHGFPKKEPLRDGDIVTIDMVVRKDGWLADSAWSYEVGNVSPEAKRLLEVTEKSLYLGIEQAVVGNRIGDISHAIQTFAQANGYSVVRDFTGHGIGKDMHEEPYVPHFGPPGRGQRLKEGMVITIEPMLNIGTYHAKIDEDGWTARTRDGQLSAQYEHTIAITADGPVILTKQ; translated from the coding sequence ATGATTATCCTCAAGACACCCGAAGAAATCGAATTGATGCGCGCAGCAGGACGTATTTTGGCTGCTTGCCATCGAGAGATTAAGACGATGATTCGTCCCGGCGTAACTACCTGGGACATTGATCAATTTGTGGAAGAGTTCTTAGTCAAAAACGGAGCAACCCCTGAGCAAAAAGGTTATTCCGGTTATCCGTATGCGACCTGCGGCTCTGTAAACGATGTGATTTGCCATGGTTTTCCCAAGAAAGAACCGCTTCGTGACGGTGATATTGTAACCATCGATATGGTTGTTCGAAAAGACGGATGGCTCGCCGATTCGGCCTGGTCATATGAAGTAGGTAACGTTTCTCCGGAAGCCAAACGTCTTCTGGAGGTAACCGAAAAGTCGCTGTACTTAGGCATCGAGCAGGCTGTCGTCGGCAATCGGATCGGGGACATTTCCCACGCCATCCAGACCTTTGCGCAGGCAAATGGATACTCGGTTGTCCGTGACTTTACCGGTCATGGAATTGGAAAAGATATGCATGAGGAGCCTTACGTTCCCCACTTTGGCCCTCCTGGACGCGGACAGCGTCTGAAGGAAGGCATGGTCATTACGATTGAGCCTATGCTCAACATCGGGACCTATCACGCCAAAATCGATGAAGATGGTTGGACAGCACGTACACGTGATGGCCAGCTTTCTGCCCAGTATGAGCACACTATCGCCATTACTGCGGATGGACCTGTCATTTTGACCAAACAATAG
- the nadE gene encoding NAD(+) synthase, which translates to MDKFQEHLANYQIHVKEDAEKRVAFIREQIDGPGLGGAVVGISGGIDSAVTAALCVRALGKERVIGVWLPAYSQDVHAEDAQRLADEIGLNLVTVDVGAAFDAIVPAIEGVLTLDAKTKGNTKARLRMTALYAVANQKGYLVVDTCNRSEVYVGYMTKGGDGLADINPVASLTKHEVRILAAELGVPTTIITKAPSADLWEGQTDEQEMGFTYEDLDRLLITGETRPEAKERIEYLHRISEHKRKLMPEI; encoded by the coding sequence ATGGACAAGTTTCAAGAACATCTGGCGAACTACCAGATACATGTAAAAGAAGACGCAGAAAAACGCGTCGCCTTTATTCGCGAGCAAATTGACGGACCAGGGTTGGGTGGAGCGGTCGTAGGTATTTCTGGTGGGATCGATAGTGCCGTGACAGCTGCGCTCTGTGTACGAGCACTTGGCAAGGAACGAGTCATCGGGGTTTGGTTGCCTGCCTATTCCCAAGATGTCCATGCAGAGGATGCACAGCGTCTGGCTGATGAGATTGGCCTGAATCTGGTGACAGTTGACGTAGGAGCTGCCTTTGATGCGATTGTTCCTGCTATTGAAGGCGTGTTGACACTGGACGCGAAAACAAAAGGAAATACAAAGGCTCGACTGCGCATGACAGCCTTGTATGCGGTCGCCAACCAAAAAGGATACCTGGTAGTAGATACATGCAACCGTAGTGAAGTCTACGTAGGATACATGACGAAGGGCGGCGATGGATTGGCTGACATCAATCCGGTTGCGAGCCTGACGAAGCATGAGGTGCGAATCCTGGCAGCAGAGCTGGGTGTGCCGACCACGATTATTACAAAGGCGCCATCTGCAGATTTGTGGGAAGGTCAAACGGACGAGCAGGAAATGGGCTTTACATATGAAGATCTGGATCGTCTCCTCATTACAGGTGAGACAAGACCAGAGGCAAAAGAACGTATTGAGTACCTCCATCGCATTTCCGAACATAAGCGTAAATTGATGCCGGAAATTTAA
- a CDS encoding DUF2062 domain-containing protein: protein MWKKIYRKLKYEYYKLIRMKGAPSFVARGFSIGIFVEFITLPTFGLAFLLLFPLLKFFRASIPAGLIAFVIGKLVLPVFMVINYKIGYAIVGKPLNEHLVHGGEMPPWEKWLLWMKDTGLAYFTGSAVMGFVVAISSYFIVHAALQLYRRKKMRRSVQGRSTS from the coding sequence ATGTGGAAAAAAATCTACCGCAAATTGAAGTACGAATATTACAAGCTGATTCGAATGAAGGGTGCACCTTCTTTTGTCGCCCGTGGCTTTTCAATTGGTATTTTCGTCGAATTCATAACACTACCTACTTTCGGTCTGGCGTTCCTATTGTTGTTTCCTTTATTAAAATTTTTTCGAGCCAGCATACCTGCTGGATTGATCGCTTTTGTCATTGGCAAGCTCGTATTGCCAGTCTTCATGGTAATCAACTACAAGATTGGGTACGCGATTGTCGGCAAACCATTAAATGAGCACCTCGTCCATGGTGGAGAAATGCCACCGTGGGAAAAATGGCTTTTGTGGATGAAAGACACAGGTCTTGCCTACTTTACAGGTAGTGCTGTGATGGGTTTTGTTGTCGCAATATCCAGCTACTTTATCGTTCACGCTGCCTTACAGTTATATCGTCGCAAAAAAATGCGACGCTCGGTACAAGGACGATCCACTTCTTGA
- a CDS encoding DedA family protein, with the protein MMASFGGYITQYGYGALFGLFFLGILGMPLPEETLLVFSGFLVSTGKLEYWPTFFVCFLGSVTAMTAAYWIGRTLGFPFLERYGKRMGMGYTVYKKTEDWFNRVGKWALPVGYFIPGVRQFTAYFAGITRLPFPTFMLYTYVGGLFWSLLFVTLGWQLGERWDDVFDLISRNLAIFFLAVLAVIAIWSYIRHKQNAARKPKREESQ; encoded by the coding sequence ATGATGGCGAGTTTTGGCGGTTATATTACGCAGTATGGATATGGAGCACTGTTTGGTTTGTTTTTTCTGGGGATTCTGGGAATGCCTCTTCCAGAAGAAACGTTGCTCGTTTTTTCCGGATTTCTTGTCTCTACGGGCAAACTGGAGTATTGGCCTACCTTTTTCGTTTGTTTTCTCGGTTCAGTAACAGCAATGACAGCAGCATACTGGATTGGGAGAACACTCGGGTTTCCTTTTCTCGAGCGTTATGGCAAACGAATGGGAATGGGATACACCGTCTACAAAAAAACCGAGGATTGGTTTAATCGGGTAGGAAAGTGGGCGCTACCTGTCGGCTACTTTATTCCAGGAGTACGGCAGTTTACGGCATATTTTGCCGGAATTACGCGGTTGCCGTTTCCAACCTTTATGCTTTACACATACGTAGGAGGTCTTTTTTGGAGCCTTCTGTTTGTCACGCTAGGCTGGCAGCTAGGGGAACGCTGGGATGATGTGTTTGATCTCATTTCCCGCAACCTCGCTATCTTTTTCCTTGCTGTGCTGGCTGTTATCGCCATTTGGTCGTACATTCGGCATAAACAAAATGCGGCGAGAAAACCAAAAAGGGAGGAATCGCAATGA
- a CDS encoding YkvA family protein, with translation MTEDNHKAKAEENHKPEEKTLENLPSVRQTQELIPVVLPEKHQRFYDKLREKIESFIKDKGVNDTVASYILLAPDLFVLLARLMLDKRVSVPSKAIAGVAVAYFIAPIDFIPEVLVGGFGLLDDVILAVYALRRILVDVDETIVREHWNGEEDLLGVITKVIKSADDLVGKKIVKKLEETLFRKK, from the coding sequence ATGACAGAGGATAATCACAAGGCCAAGGCCGAAGAAAATCACAAGCCCGAAGAAAAAACACTGGAAAACTTGCCTTCCGTGCGTCAAACGCAAGAGCTGATTCCCGTCGTTCTACCTGAAAAGCATCAGCGCTTTTACGATAAACTCCGTGAAAAAATCGAGAGCTTCATTAAGGATAAAGGGGTCAATGATACAGTCGCCAGCTATATCTTATTGGCTCCGGACCTGTTCGTCCTACTTGCCCGCCTGATGCTGGACAAGCGTGTGAGTGTACCGTCCAAAGCGATTGCGGGCGTTGCCGTAGCGTATTTCATCGCGCCGATTGATTTCATTCCAGAAGTGCTTGTCGGCGGTTTTGGATTACTGGATGACGTGATTCTGGCAGTGTACGCCTTGCGTCGCATTCTCGTAGATGTGGATGAAACGATCGTTCGCGAGCACTGGAATGGGGAAGAGGATTTGCTCGGGGTGATTACCAAGGTCATCAAATCGGCCGATGATCTGGTCGGGAAAAAGATCGTGAAAAAGCTAGAAGAGACGCTGTTTCGAAAAAAATAG